The window AGGAAACCCTCTTCTATCCCTGCTACTGACTTTAGAGGATAAGTGTAAAAAATCCCATAACGCTCCCTTCAAATTGAAAAATATGGACTTTAGATGATGCCATATTTGTGCTTTCATGGACACCATTTGCCCAAGGcagaaaaatgttgaattttgtgGTAATATTAGAATGCTATTTCAGTCATGTATTTACTGTGCCTTACTGCATAAACTAATAGCTATTCTCGGCACATTCAATTTTGGATTAGAGAGAGGTGAGCCGACTGTTTGAGAAATCaaaattgcatatattttaaaattgtttattggtaAGTGGTGAACTTGTGTGCCTAAAGAACAAGTGAAGCAATCATGTTAGCAAATCACCAAGAGCATAGGATAAGGGAGCACATCTTCTATTTCAGGAGATGTCTCCTACAGAGTTCTGATAGTGTAAGTATGCCAACAGTTATTTTCTGAAGCAGCTTATTGCATATATGAATATAGTTTATAGTGTCAGCTATTTCTTGAGGCTGTTCTTTCCTAGCTTTGCTTTTCGTTACTGAAAAACTTCTTATCTTCACGACAGCTAGGTGATTGAAAAAATTATGGCATATTTTAGAAGACTGGTGATAACCTTTTCCATACTAATTGATAATTGTTGCTGGCTGATCCAGCTGGTTTTGAAGATGTAGGTAGACGATCATTATGTCCACAGGTACAAGCATTCACTGTTGACAGTAATTCTCAAAGAACTTTAAACAGGCTAGGTAGTTTCccattgaataaattattttccccataatgattataatattaataataagatggATTGATGGATATATATTGTAGAAGGAGGGAACAAGTGATGCTAATGCAGAGGgcatttggcatcatctacctcaatttcacctggaaaaggGCATAAAGGGCTTAGATAAGGCTGCCAGCATTTATGTTGCTGCAAAATTGCAGCTCTTTGTTTGGGATTCAGTGTCCTGGAAATAATGGTTGGGTAGGCTTCCAGGCCAGAAATCCCaattccaggccagaaattgtcAAAAGCTAATCTTTGATTCAAAGGGAAGTTGCAACCTGAGGGAAGGTGGCTCAGGCCAAGAGGCTGTATGCAGTCTGTGTGCTGGGTAAGCCCAGGGGATCTCCTAAAGTTGAAGTCTGTGGCACCAaaagagagagccaggaggctaaaatttgGTTTTTCTAGTCATGCTGTTAGGTACTTCGATCCCATGTGACGGAAAACCCTGGGTTTTGcctatttttgttgctgtttttctcaataaaagtgggaagagtgccctgaaattatatattaatatttgcacccttgcatttatatcagaaaatgcaccacttctccaaGAAAATTGTTgcatttacaaatgctttggtgttgtcatgtttatttcgtcttttggcactggaagaacacaaaaaagtagAGAAGAAAAGTCTgtgacattccacacaaaacgtgaaaaatggcctggacaaataAAATGGgcagttcttttctttgaaggctactttttgttttctttaaacaatcAAAATGATGCGCATTACCGAAAAGCTGTATACTTGTCTCctctgtccagaggacattcttCCAGAAGGATTGTGGCTTCCACAGGTGATTTTGGCAAACTACAATCttgcttgtttatgtttctgtatcAGTAGTGGGGTCCTCCTGTTCTCCTGCCATAGCGtcccttttcattcagatggTGACGGATAGTGCAAGCTGACACTGTTTGCTTTGTACCCTTTGCCTGCAGATCAGCTTAAATTCATTTGGAAGTTGATCAAGgttttttatttaccaatcaaACAATTCTTCATTGTAACATATTATCAATATTTCTCTTTTGTCCACGTCCAGAGACATTAGCTAATGTCATGGAATGTAATCTTCTTTACAATGTTGTGCACAGTGGACACAGGGACATTAACATTTCTGGAAATGGACTTATAGTTTTGagattgtccatgcttttctataattttggttcAAAATTAAATTGGTTCAAATTGGTAAATTTAGTTCAAATTTCTCAATGTTTGTATCAATTCTGATAAGATGCCAATAactttgtccaggccatttttgatgttttgtgtggaatgtctcacacttttttttctttgctttttcgtgttcttccagtgccaacagaagaaataaacatgacatcaccaaagcatttgtaattgcaacaattttcttaAAGAAGTGGTGGATTTTCTgtacataaatgcaagggtgctaatatttttggccatgattgtataTATTCAGACATTAATGTATGAATATTTCCAAGAATTGCCAGGATAATAGGCAAATTAAGTgtaattttgtatgtaatttattctttttaattgttgTCTCCTTTTCCATTACCCTAGGTAGGcactaggaaaaaaataaacaaaagcaccTTTCAAATAGAATTAGAACCTCCTTTaggctttttctgctttttctgctttttccacTGTCATCAAGTCATCAGGAAGTGACCAGAAATTCTCATACAATTGAAAACCTGACGGAGGTTCTAACAGTAGACGTAACTGAAACAAAACAATATGATAGAtggtatgcaataaaaaaaggtCCTAAATTGGACAGAATTTTTAAATCACCTGCCACCTCTGGGTATTTCATGAGAACCAGGAATCCATATCTCAGGTTAGTGCTGACTGTTTCTGTTCCTCCAAACAGCAGATTATGAATTGTTCTGGCCAAAGATTTGGCATAAAAGCTGGTGTCTGGATTGTCTGTTTCCTTTGCATAGAAATAATAACTATGTTAAAGCAATATAAAACTAAGTAATATAACCAATTATGGAATGCTTTGAAAGTTTCAAAATATCAGCTCTTTGTATTAACCTTTAGCAATCTTAGAGTGTTTCCATGGGgctatatttattgaatttataaagtaaaaaggGCTGAGACACATGACCAGAAAAATATGTGATTGATAAGAGTTATATCTGTAGCAGCTTTTTAACAGGCTAAAGGCCCAGCTACATCCTAAGTACTAAACAACTTCCACAGATACACTTAGAGGTTACAGTAGACCAGTTCTGgacaataaaaaggtaaaaggcATATATGATGACTACTAACagctttttgttacttttatttgctAATCTAATAATCAAGAACTACAAGGCTTTGTAAAGACCTTTGTAAAGAATTTAAAGACCTTCAAAGGGCTGGGAGTCCTGGGAAGACATTTATGCTGCACCCAGATCAACAGGCCCTACATaacctagagcagtggtcgccaaccagtggtcctcgagaaaattttagtggtccgtggctctggacGCGGACCATGTCGCCCGGACGGATCGCAGggtcagggaagtgggcgggttatgCCTCTGGAACAATCCGCCCACTGttctatcacaggctcagacttgtgatgggagagtgggtgggttctggcatcatgacgtcactctgggagaagtttctttccctttgagtaacacccggctccccacgcatgtacggtccagagctggtaaatttagtggtctttgAGTCCGAAAAGGTTGGAGACATTAAAGCCAACACAGCCACCACAAGGGACCACATGAAGTCAAACATCCTGGTCTCACAGTGGATGGCAATCCTATCTTCAACAGGCTACTCCTTCTACTCTTCCTTACTCTAGAGGTACAACAGCTTTGTCCACAATGAATACAGTCGAAGCTGATAAGAGATTTATACATCAGAATCACCTTCAGGTACCCATACATAAATGCATCCAGGCAATTTCTATGCTGCTAACTTAAGGCCACATAAATCCCCAAGGTCTTACTTTAAATCCAAGCTCAGGATGCCATGCACTGTAaagggaataaaacaaaaaaggcctCAGACAACAAACATCTTGACTAGTAAAATGTGAAAATCTCAAATGTCAAAATGCGCCCATAGTATCTCTTTACTATAAAGCATATAGCATTTTTAGTTCCTGCAAAATCCTCTTAATGAACAACCCCCACCTCAACACTACTGCATGTGATAACATTGGGTGCCTGGGTAGCAAAATAAAAGGAACCAGCGTTTTCATACATTAAAGAAAGGAAAGTGAGCCACATGCTTCATAAACTgattatttactatataaatatatatatatagatatatatatatatatatatatatacacttttattagaaGGCTGtgctcattcattttaatgtgaTTACCTGTTTGATTTTTATAAGAAAACAGTCAATGTAGTCACGAGGACTTTCGGGATCCAGAGTTTCTTTGTGATATTTGATGCTTTCAGCTGAGATGTCATAGATCACTTTAAAATACTTCCCCATTTTCTTGTGAGGACCTGGCACATATTCCATGAAGTTTGGATACATGTTATACAGCTGTATTGTAAAAAGAACACAACTGAAATTTTGAAGAGTAATGAGAGTAAGTCATACAGGGACATGTCAGACAACCTAAATACATGACCTTTGCTCAAAGTTTATTAATTTCTTAAATTTGAGGGATAAATGTCATATGGTAGGATGCAAATCCTCACATCACTTAACTTTAGGGGTCCTGCccgtatttattgagcaaaaaaaaaaaaaacagcaaaaagataaAGGTCTTCCCTCGCAGGGGTCTTTATCAATGATATAAAAATCATATCTTAAAATAATAATCAGCTCTTGTGGCAACAGACAGACTGACACACAGCCAGTCCAACCTACGACACGCGCTGATTAGTACAAGGTGTGATAAATACGCCTCTGGGCTTTAGGAAATGGATGGATGTGGGGCCCGGAATTAGGAATCTGCCTCACTCTGCTTTTGCAGATTACCAGTAAAACCAGCCTCAGAATTATGAATTCAACAAttcaaacaaatcaaacaattAATTTGTGTATGCATTTTAGCTTAAGCTACTGAGCTTTGTACACAACACTTCTTTACAACAAAGGAACCCTTTGTAAAGCGGAAGCCCTATATGGGAAAAACGTGTTGGGGATGAGACCTCctattttattctgtttgctaTATTTATGGATTCAAAATACCGTTATCATagcaaaaaatttgttcaaagaTCATTTTGAACTGTATGTTTATCTCTATTTATTTTGTGCTGCCAACCCCCCccctttcattttatatttaattttatatttgacTGAACCTTGGGAGTTGGctatctaatatatttttatatgacctTAAAGGGTAGCGATAGTCCCCTTACTCTCTCTATGTTTCACTAATAAATCTTTGCAATATttcaacactgttttttttatattttgtatacatgaCCTCCTTTGATTGCCCATATACATATGGGCTAACATTTGGTTATGAAGGCATTCTCTTACCGTCCCCCAGGTGCTGCTCATAATAAGGAAGTTGTGATAAATGCTGTCAGTAATTGCCAGCAGTCTTTTGTCTTCATAATCAAACCGGCTGCCAAATACTATAGAGCAGACCACATTGGAGACTGAGTGAGCAAAGTATTTGGTAGGATTCACTGGCGTTCCTAGGAATGAGATAATTCACAAAAGTATTATTAGATGTCCGTACTTACATAGTCTTGACATATCAATTATTACCCAAACCATAATGGTTTATTCATCCTCTGTCTATGACATGTAACCACACCACAAGTCAAAAACCTGCTCACTGTTTTGCCTATACCCTTGCTCGGCAGCCTATACACCTTAACACTGTTCATTGTCCAACCTCTTAAATTACTTATACAGCTTCTCACTGGAAACTCCTCCCAACTCTCCTAGGataatttaaaacaagtttttttctgcCACTGAAATGCAGAATTGGGCACTATTCGATTACATTTCAAAagtatattaccatttttttaaacctgtctTTAGAAGGCTGTCACTGTCTATTGTAGTACAGGTaattcccgggttacatacgagatagggactgtaggtttgtacttaagttgaatttgtatgtaagccagaaccggtacattattttaataaatgcatttaggacagatgtttgtctcaacataatattagttagcatggtatcagttactgtaaaaaaacttcactgtgagctaatcacaaacaaaggaaaaaaacatttaaggagcctagacattcaataacttctggagcaagctgtgctttgatatgcaaaatgaaacaactgcagagtttgtcttcatcaataaagagttacaagatgttacagatcagctccactcctaagatcacccacaacctcagctgtgtttagcaaaagatttcttctgcaagtcattttaactgccccctccaagcctccttcctgcacaggagcgagctgggaagccccgtttgtatcaaggagtcgtccatatgttggatgtccttaacttaataaaataaataccaaaggaacaaaagaaaaaacacacatttgtgcaaaaaatgcaatataaaatctGATATGTAGTAAAGCTGTACCCTTTGTCTTTTTAAACTCCTCTATAAGGAACAGAGCTTCCTCTTGTATTCGTTCTTCTACACTTCTTTTTCCCATTCCAAAATTTCTTAGTGTTTGCAGAGCAAAGCGTCGAAGTGACTTCCATCTCTCTCCATTAGTAAACCCAAGGTctatcagaacaaaaaaaaaaaaaaacaggtttataaTTACTGTTGTTTCAGGAAAACACATCGGTCAGATCTGTAAATAAAGATGATATTTAATCTGCTTCTATTTTTGCCATCCCTGGTCCCTCTCCCTATATCAACAAATTAATGAAAATTTTGAATCAACATTTTTTCCCTAAATACCTTATTTTAACCTCATTACCATTATTACTGGATCATATCTGGGAATAGTTATGCGTAAATCAAACTGGCTTGATAGGCATATATCAATCTGGCTGGGCATTTCCATACAGTGGGGTTGGAGCAAAACCGAAGAGGTACCCAGATCAGGCACTGTAGTATTATAGGTGGCACATAGAAGGTTGAAGGCTCTCTTGCCCCAGTATCACCCATCAGTGCAGTGCATTGTGCAGGACTGAGCAACCAAACTGACAGATTTGTCACGATCACTTCAAAATCTTGACCTTGTTGTCCTTAAGCCATTTTGCCACAATTTTGAAGATATGTTGGGAGTTTGTTTCCCATTTGGAAAAATCACTGTCACTGAACTTAAACTGCGTTGCTGAGCTCTTTAGATGTTGCTGAAGTAAATTTTGTGAAGTGCACCAGTCCCTCTTGCAGCAAAGCACCCACAAAACATGATCTTCCCAAATGGATAACTTAGGATGATGATCTTTAGCTTTCAAGTCTCAACCTTTTTCCACCAAACAAAATTTTGTTATTATGTTGAAATAGATATTTCTCATTACCTGTGTGGCCACTAAGAACAGAGAGGGCAATAAGTACGGAAGAGTGGTTCCAGCTTTCTATTTCTCtgtccaaaacaaacaaaaatgttggcTGACATTGTGATCTAAGCAATTTTAAGTCACTGTAGTGTGTGAAGTGCTCAGCTGATTGGTAATATttccacatatataaatatatatatatgatgtacaCATTTAAGGGATGTGGCAATGTTGATTTTAATTATCAGGTGGTGTTAGCTTTTTTATgtagttatatgtatatatatatatatatatatatattgacagttTATAGTGTAAGGTGTCAATCAGAACATTAATTAGCCCTTGATGGAGTAATCATGTCTTCCTTTAGGCACAGCAGTCCAACATTTTAGTAGGAATGCAATATGGTCTTACCGTGTCCACCTATAAAGTTCAAAAAAACAGGATAGTCTCCTCTATCACCAAAGTCATCATTTTGGTCAATCAAGGCTTCCTTTACAGCGTTGTATCCACATAGGACAATTCCTGGTCTAGGCCCCAGGTACAGACTGTAGACTGGTCCATACTTGTCTTTTAGCTAAATAAAAGTTGAACAAGacctcacatatatatataaacggaTTGATATACAACACATCTACCAAGGtcaaccaaaacacaaaaaataaactgataacTTCAGAACCCTAAACCtaaattgatccagaggaaggtaaacaATTCTGGTTCGGTTcctagaacaagaaaaaaaaatcctggtccCATAAAGCAATCAAAGACACCCTTGATCAACAATCTCAAGTGAGGACTAAGAAGGTGCTGTAATAAAGAACAGAAGAACCTTAGAATCAGCACGCATACTTAGGCTGAAGAATTATATATTGTTGTCGCCAAATGAAGTCTAATTTAACATGGCATccatatgtctatatatattcTAATGGTTTGGCCCAAATACAGTGTTATACATAGTTATTTTAAAGGAGCTCAGAA is drawn from Pyxicephalus adspersus chromosome Z, UCB_Pads_2.0, whole genome shotgun sequence and contains these coding sequences:
- the LOC140344491 gene encoding cytochrome P450 2F3-like, yielding MDWYGTILFSIIFCVSCIILGFMRILREKGSLPPGPMPLPFIGNLLHIDTKDIGKSLMKLKDKYGPVYSLYLGPRPGIVLCGYNAVKEALIDQNDDFGDRGDYPVFLNFIGGHDLGFTNGERWKSLRRFALQTLRNFGMGKRSVEERIQEEALFLIEEFKKTKGTPVNPTKYFAHSVSNVVCSIVFGSRFDYEDKRLLAITDSIYHNFLIMSSTWGTLYNMYPNFMEYVPGPHKKMGKYFKVIYDISAESIKYHKETLDPESPRDYIDCFLIKIKQETDNPDTSFYAKSLARTIHNLLFGGTETVSTNLRYGFLVLMKYPEVAERMQEEIDRVIGRNRLPSISDRSQMPYTEATIHELIRFCDVLPVSLPRCTSRDTRYRGYSIPKGTHVTPLLASVHRDPDHYAQPEKFNPNNFLDDKGLFKKNDAHMPFGAGKRVCLGEGLGRMELYLYFTSLLQNFNFKPVIPKEEIDLTPTGSGLGNVPPNYKCCIVPR